In one Pempheris klunzingeri isolate RE-2024b chromosome 8, fPemKlu1.hap1, whole genome shotgun sequence genomic region, the following are encoded:
- the eny2 gene encoding transcription and mRNA export factor ENY2: MSKESRMRATINQKLTEMGERERLKELLRAKLTECGWKDQMKAHCKEVIKEKGLEHVTVEDLVVEITPKGRALVPDSVKKELLHRIRAFLAQHAT, translated from the exons ATGAGTAAAGAGTCCAGAATGAGGGCAACAATAAACCAGAAGCTGACGGAGATGGGGGAACGAGAGAG GCTGAAGGAGCTACTGAGGGCCAAGCTCACTGAGTGTGGATGGAAGGACCAGATGAAAGCTCACTGCAAAG AAGTAATCAAAGAAAAGGGCTTGGAGCATGTCACTGTGGAGGACCTGGTGGTAGAGATCACTCCTAAAGGAAGAG CTTTGGTGCCAGACAGTGTCAAGAAAGAGCTTCTCCACAGAATAAGAGCCTTCTTAGCTCAGCATGCCacataa